The Candidatus Eremiobacterota bacterium nucleotide sequence TAACCGATGGGGAAACCTTGACCATTCTGAAATATACTGGATCGGATTCAGTGATGAACCGGCTGACAAGGACCTCTTGAAAATCGTAAGTCCTTATCAAATTGAACAGATAAGGACATCTTCTGATATCTGCAAAAAATTCGAAAATAAGCAGGTCAATCCAGGATCGCTTAACTCCTGCAATCAGCAAATGGAGGTAGAAGAGGGCTTTGTGATAAGAAAAAAAGATATTGTAGAGCTTTTCGACACCACGGCAGACATTTCCGGGTTTGATATGGATATTTCAAGATTCATCCGTGAGGCAGAAGATTTCAACGTGCATGTGTTTTGGAGGGAAGACAGTAAGACTGTGCTTTTGAAATATCAGAATGATCCTGCGCGTAAGGAGCTTTGTAATGTGCCGGTGGCAGATATAAAGGAGATCCTGAAGAAAAAGCCCGGTACTGTGTGGAAGAAAAACTATATTGAAGGTGAGTGGCAACCGGCCGGCGCAAATGAGATTGTGCCGGGAATGGTGCTGATGATGAATTGTGCTGATGGAGGCTACCTGGAAGAAATCGGATGGAGCAAGGAGAGCAAAAGCCCTGTTGTATTGCCAGGTAATCCAATACATTTGGCATCTATGGATAATAACGCGTCCGATGACCTCTCTGAAAGCAATTCGTGGAAGACTATCCAGGATCATACAACCGGGGTAGTGAACAAGCTGCGATATATTCTGAAAATGCTGGGCTATGATAGTAGTCTTCCCGAGGACAGGTTAATCAAATCGGCTTTGTGGCATGATGTTGGGAAGGCTCACCCGGTGTTTCAAAAAAGCCTTCACAATAACAGCAGTCCTGCTCCATCTTCCAATGAGCTTTATGCGAAGTCGCCTTCAAAACGGATAAGGCACGAGCGGAAGGGATTCCGCCATGAGCTGGCGTCGGCACTTCTTGCACTTCAGAACGGAGCAGGTGATCTTATTGCATATCTGGCGGCATCTCATCATGGGAAAGTGAGGCTTTCCATAAGGGCATTACCTGAAGAAGATCGGCCTGGTGATAAGCAGAAGAGATTTGCCCGCGGTGTCTGGGAAGGAGACAGAATTCCTGAAGCTCCGCATTCAGAAATAAGAGTCGGTAATGAACTCAAGATACTACCCTCGGATATAGATTTGGTTTATATGGAATTGGGCCGCAGCGGTAAAATGGAAAGCTGGACTCAGCGCGTTCTTGGTTTACGAGAAGAATACGGGCCTTTCAGGCTGGCTTTTATGGAAAGCCTTATTCGAGCCGCTGATGAACGCGAAAGTGGAGGGCTTATATGATGACCGTAGATTTGCCTGGCTGCAAATTGGAACCCTTCTCATCCTTCTTCAAGTCACTGGGAATATTCCGCATTCTCTCAGAGCAAGTCTCAGACCAAATAAGGGGATACTGGAAGGAAGGAATCTTCCGCCTTGAAATGTCCCAAAATATCAATATTATCGACTTCTTTATTGATAAGTATAAACCGTCACCCATTCTTTCTCCCTGGAACATGGGAAGCGGATTTTATCCATATGATGCAAAGGGAGTGCCCGGAAACAGGGAATGTGTGAAGTCTCTCAATCAAATATCCAATTCGGCCGATCCGAGGGTGAGAGAATATTGTGAGACCATTGAGGACATAAGGCGTCTGCCGGGTTTTAACGAGAAGCTCAAATGCAGCGGCGATAAGGATAAAGCATATAAATCCAGATTGATACAGCAGTGCAGGAACTCGCTTGGCGAGAATTTTTTGAAATGGCTTGACACAGCAGTCATAATCGACTCTTCCGGGGAGCTCAGCTTCCCGCCGGTGATGGGCAGCGGGGGGAATGACGGCAATTCCGAGTTTTCGTCATTGTTTATGCAGATGATCCACTGGCTGATCCTTGATCCCAAGAATTGCCAGAAATCAATGAATCTGCTGGATAACTCGTTCTATGGGAAGCCATGTGAGGATTTTCAGAAATACCCTATAGGATTTCTCTATCCCGGCAGAGCCGGTGGACCTAATCAGGGCAATAGAATCGTGACAGAAAACATACCGATAAATCCCTGGGAATATGTTCTTGCCATTGAAGGTGTGCTCTGCTGGAATGGCTCTCTCTCAAGAAGATTTGCTTCCACAGGGAGTATATCCGCAAGGAGCCCCTTCACGGTAAGCAATGGCGCATTTGGCTTCTCTTCAGCATCAGATGACGAAAAGTCACGAGGCGAGATCTGGCTTCCAGTATGGAAAAATCCTGTCACATTAATTGAATTTATTCATTTTATTTCGGAAGGAAGGGCTGAATTAAAATCCAAGCGGGTCCGCAGTGCAATGCAGTTTGCAGAAGCGGTTTCTTCTCTCGGCACAGACAGAGGAGTCGGCTCTTTTGCGAGGTATGCACTTCTAGAAAGAAGGGGGAACGCCTATGTAACGGTTCCGGCGGGAGTCATATCAGTTAAGGAGAGAACCCATAATGATCTCGTAAGAGAATTTGACCCCGTGTTCAGGCAGTTCAGAAAAACCGAGAATACGACTCTCCTGTCCCATCTGAAGATGTTGCGTGAAAAGATATATCAGATGCTGATGCGTGGTAACGCTTCTGCGGTCATTGATGCATTCACTGTTCTCGGCCGTATAAATAAGGTCCTCTCAATACAGGATCATAAACAAAATAGTATAAATCCAATATATTCGCTCACAAGCAGGTGGATTGAAGCAGCTGATGATGGTTCTGTAGAGCTTCGCATTGCAGCGGCATTGGCTTCCATACAGACAGAGGAGAAGCTGGGTTCTCTCAGTGCATACCTGTATGGGGTTGATCCTATAAATGCCTATCAATGGAACAAGAGCTCAGGCAAGGTAAGCTGGAAGGGATCGAATTTTTCCAGGAGGCTCTCTTATGTACTGATGAGGAGAATGGTTGATGCTGCAAGAGAAAATGCTGAAAGAAATCCGCTGTCATCTGCCGTCTGTTTATCTGCCCGAGATGTGATGGCTTTCATAATGAATTTATGTAGCGATTCTCTGATAGAAGACCTCCTCTTCGCCTGTTTTTCTATCAAAGATATCAGGTTTATGAAAACACCTGAAAGGTGGAAGAAGCCGGTATATCAGCTTCCTGTCTCCGGCGAATACAAACTGTTAAAGAAGCTCTTTCTGCCGTATATTCCATTCAGCATTTCTGGTAAAAAGCAGACAATTAAGCCGGAAGAGGGAATTATTCCGAAATTATTGGCCAACAGAATTAGTGATGCCTGCCGAACTGCACAAAGACGCCTTTTTTCATCGGGTCTTAATCCTCCGGACGTCATATTTCCTGATCACTGCAATGGGGGCAGGCTTGCTGCCTCAATGCTCATACCGGTGAAAACTGCTGATCTGGAGTTTTAAAACTGAGAAAGTCTTTCTGAAGGTTCCTTAATAAAAATTTAGGAGGTAAGAGATGAATAACAATGTGACGGTTTTCTGCGACCAGATCCTTAAAAGTCCGAGACTGCTCCTTGAATGTGAGCTTGAGCCTGTGCAGGGTGAAAGATTTCAGCCGACAGGCTTCCCCGATATCGGGTCGGCGGTCTATGAGCTCCCTGATGGAAGGCGCAAAATTCTCGTGGAATCAGCGCAGTCTATGGCAAACAGATTTGAAAAAGTCTGCGTGAAAGGTGATGGACCCGGTATAGATGATGATCTGGCTGGGATTCCATATATCAAAGTAAAGCTGAAAGGAGCACTGAAATCTGAAACCTCCTCTCTTGTGGAAGCCCATAGAATTAATTCACCTTTTATTATTAAGGCTCATAAATCAAAGGAGCCCTTTGAATCGGTGTTCAGAGCCAAAAGCGGCTATGAAGAAAAAAAGCCGATTGACTGGCAAAAAGTTGCAGGGGCTTTGCTATATTATGATCCTTCTTCTCTTGTGCATGGTGTTTTTATGGCCAATATTGGAGATGGAAGGCTGAAGGTGCCGCGGCTTTTGTCAGCATTCATTGAAGCCGAAGATGTGAGGGAAGTCTCATACGGCGGCGTTAAAAACAATGCCTATGATCCTAAGGGTGAAATAAGAGCAAAGGATTTTGATAAAGATGTATATGGAAATGTGCCGTATCACAGAACGGAATATACCGCATCTGTAATAAAGGCATACTTTAATATTGATATCACCCAGTTACAGGGATATTTTGCCGGAAATGACCGTGTGAAAAAATTCTTCCTGGTATTCTGCCTGCTTAAAATTCGACGCTTTCTCAACAGGGGCCTTCGATTAAGGACTTCATGTGATTTCAAGTGTAAAGGCGGCCTGAAGATTACCATGCCTGAAAAATTACCTGCTGTGCCTGACGAAGGTGAACTGCTCAATGCCCTTCAATCAATGATAAAAGAGTGTGCAGACGAAGGGCTTTTCGCCTCTCCTGCGGTGACTGAATTGGAATGCGAATCAGTCAAGAAGGAAAGTAAGGCAAAGCCTGCGGATGATGGTGCCGTGAACGAAGAGAGAGAATCTGCATAATCCTGGCAGATGCTTCAGTATCAGACTGTTATTTTTGACCAAGGAGGCATCGGCTGTGATTGTGATAAGCATAAAATTCATTGCCGGCAGGTATCATGCGACACCCTATGGTAAACACGTTAATGAAGGCACTCCAGAATGGCCGCCATCTCAGTATCGTTTCGTACGAGCCCTGATAGATACATGGAAGCGCAAATTCTGCAATTACACTGAAATGCAGATTGCTCCAATTCTGGAACATCTATCCGATACTCCGGCCTTTTATGCACTTCCGAGAGTGATGACTTCACACCTGAGATACTTCATGAGTGCCAATACAATTGATCCCTCAGACAAAAACAAGATTCTGGATCCTTTCATCTCGTTGGGGAAAGCTGATACAATGCATATAGGGTGGCATACAAGTGAACCATTGTCTGACGGCAGCCAGGAGTTTTTAAGCACGCTTCTTTCAGGTTTGCAGTATCTCGGCCGTTCTGAATCCTGGGTCCAATGCCAGCTGGAAAATGAATGGGAGAAGATAAAATGGAACTGTATTCCGGAAGAGCGGCATGATGACCCATCAAATCCCATTGATGATGAACACCGTTTATTTATCTGCTGCACCAAGCCAAAAGGAGAGTACGAGAAGGAACCGTACGAGATAATCAGAGGGAAGAAGCGACAAACGGTAAGTTGGCTTGACGCAATATGCTACGATACTTCGAATGTTCTGCAGGATTGTCTCAGTTCTCCTCCTGGAATGATTACACTGCCCTATATATGCAAAAATGAGCTTTATGGAAAAGACTATCAGGTAAAAAAATTGCCTAAACTGAAGGTAAATACCGTCCTGTATGCTCTGAATTCAAAGGTGCTTCCACGGTACACAGAGGCAATTTCCACGTCAGAAATGGTTCGAAGGTTCCTTATGGGGATTCATAAGAAAGTTATTGGTGATCCTGCCGCAGTATCTGAAAAATTCAGTGGCAAGACGAGGAAGAGTGTTCCGCTGAAAGGCCATAAGCATTGCAAATTTATTGTATTCGATAACGATCAGGATGGGAAAACCGATCATATTGCCGTGATTGCCGGCGAAGATTACACTGATACTGAACTTGAGGCTTTGGGGAGAAATACGAGAATTCCACAAAGGGGGAACTATGAAATAAATCTGGTTCCTATTTACTGGGGAAGCCAGGAAGGCGTTCTCAAAGCGCTACCAAAGAAGCACAAATCTTCCAGAAGATACAAAAGCGTAACCCCTTTTTTGCCTGATTACCATTACAGGAAGGGCAGAGGCGATTTCCTGGCCTGGCACTGTGAAAAGCTTAAGAAAGAGTTCGGTTTGCATGGATATCCTGAACCACTGAAAGTGTCGCCATTGTATCCTTCAGGTAAGAATAAATGGTATGACTTCAGGAGAGCGCGGCCGTCCAAGAATGAAATACCTCGATGGGGCTGGGGTTTTGAGGTCGAGTTTGAGAATGAACAGAAGGTCCCTTTCACCATTGGCCACAGCAGCCATTATGGAATGGGGCTCTTTCTCCCTGATTAGCGAAAGGATGGCAGAAACATCTATGGCAATGGCATCTCACAACATTCCTGATTTGGTGCCGGTCAGAATGCTGAATCAGTATTGCCCGAGACTATTTTTTCAGAAATACCTACTGTTATAGTGATATAGTTTTTTGTTCTTTGACAAATGAATATAGAGTAGGAACTGCTGTGGTCATTGAAAATCGGTGGCTCCATTGAAGCGTGCCCTCGAAATATACAAGCACCGTGCCTCCTGCCTATATCCACCGATGAAAACCGGTGGCTCCATTGAAGCGAGGGGAATTGGGTCGAACCCATTGACCTCTTCTACGTATCCACCGATGAAAATCGGTGGATACATTGAAGGGTTACGGCTTTTTTCGACGACGCGTCAGATGATGCAAGTGTCTACCGATGAAGATCGTTGGCTCCATTGAAGTAATATCACTGATGATCAGAGAGTGGTGGCAGGACCTATATCCACCGATGCAAATCGGCGGCTCCATTGAAGCGACTGCGACATGGTGCTCTACCCCGGGGCACTTGAAATATCCATCGATGAAAATCGGTGGCTCCATTGAAGCTCCCACACTTCGACGGCTCTCCATTACCCGTTCTTCATATCCACCGATGAAGATCGTTGGCCCCATTGAAGCTACAATGTCTACACCGGCGACGTGACACGCTCCTAGAATATCCACCGATGAAAATCGTTGGCTCCATTGAAGCGCAAAATCGTAAAGGCGAGGCACATAGTTGATCACAATATCCATCGATGAAATCGGTGGCTCCATTGAAGCTCGATACCGATGCCTTCTATCTCATATATCTCTTCTTATATCCACCGATGAAGATCGTTGGCTCCATTGAAGCGACCTTTACGGCAACCAGAAGATCGTGGGCAACATTGATATCCACCGATAAAAATCGGTGGCTCCATTGAAGCCCGGTGACATTCCCAACAACCGGACCGTTGCAGGTTCATATCCATCGATGAAGATCGGTGGCCCCATTGAAGCACTTCAACTTTCGTCACCACCCCGGCCCGGTTGTATGCTATCCACCGATGAAAATCGGTGGCTCCATTGAAGCATGACAGCGACTGGACACCCATCGCCTGTGGCAGGTTCTTGAGGTAAGCAATGGCTCCGCTCTTAGCATATTAGATGAACCATGAACTCGGATGTTTGCTTGTATTTCTGTATTAGTGCCCAAGCTCAATTTCTCGCATCGATGCCAATTACAGTTATATTCCTGATGCAGGAATAAGCAACTTTCACCTTCTTGAGCAGAGCAGACCACTTGAGATCATCATGATGAATATTGAAAATCAATAATATTCCATTATCACAATGGAATCCTTCCATGTAACTTTTCAACTTCAGAAAAGATTCTTTTTCCGTAAGTTCTGCATTTAGACCAAGATCTTTATGGTCAGATTTCTTGACTTCAATCGCCTCCTTGATGTTGGGAGAGAAACCATATGAAACCAGGAAGTCCACTCTTTCATCATCAAGTTTCTGGGGTTCTCTCAATATGCTTCTTATCCCCAGATGCCTCAATTCGTCATTCAATTTTGTATAGATAAGTTTCTGTAATCTCGGTTCACGGAATGCCCTTCTATTGGAATCATAGAATTGTTCACGAGCTCCCTCAATTTCAATCCATGAGCGAAATTTTCCATCTATGAGTTCGATCACCTTCTCATGGAGTTCACGTGGTGTGTTGATATCAACATATTGGTGAGCCTTTAGAGTATTGTATTTCTTAATGCAGGCAGTGATTGATTTTTGTTGACCGAGATATACAAGATAGCTCCTCTTTAGTGTTTTAAATTTTTGCTTGAACCAATTAATGCCTTCTTCCTCTGCATGCCCCGCTATAAACTGCTCAAGCAATCTTATTGGTTCATAGTTGCCGAGATGTTTTAGATTATCGACATATTGAACTACAATATGCCATATGTATTGAGCATAATTCCAATAATTCATGTCTTCCCTTATGATGGTGAGTGAGAATCTCAAGAGATCCTGAAATTCATACCAGTATATCGACGATTTAATCACCATAATTGGATATGCGAATCTCTTATTATCCAGCTCTTCCTCTTCTGGACCCACCATGTGTCCGTTCAGAGGGTAAGAAAACTTGAATTTTCTCTCCTTTATTTGATTAATACGCCACTTAGTCGCCTCCTGATCATCATGGTTTCTAATTAGAAGTTCATTCGCTATGATCTGCAGAGCCTCACATAGACTCTCAGAGTTGCTTATTTCATTCAAGTAATTTCGGTCTGGCTGGAATTCTTCACATGCCCTCAAAGCCTTTTCGCGCAGGGAATCATCAATTTTATCATCGACAACAAATCCTCGTAGAATTGAAAGCAGACCGTTACTCCTGCTATGTTTGGCCAAATCTATCAGATTATCAGGTCTGAAGTATCTTAGATCATTCTCAGAATGGTAGATGTCCATGATGCGATGCATATCGCTATCGCGAATATTATCGATCAATTTGAGAATCGTCTCCATGCACTGATGAGCATATGGAATGAAACTAATGAGATTTTGTCTCATCTCTGGGCTTATCAGGATTGAGAGTTCATGTGCGACCTCAATGCAGTCCTCGAAAAGAAATATGTCTCCGCTCAAACTGAACTTTCTATTTCCTTTCTTACTATCACTCTCTAGAATTTTCAGGTGAAAATCCTTCGGATCGAATTTGGTGAGAATTTCAACCGTCAACAACTTAATTCTGTCAATATCTTCCTTCTGTAGGTATTGCTCCAATTTCTTACGATTATTGAGAAAGAATGAGAATAAATTGGTCATATATTTGCCTTCTAGGGGCGCTAACCTGAATCGGAATTCATCATAGATTCCTTCTTCTTTTGAAGTCTGTTCTTCCTTATTTTCATTCGCAGTATGCTCAGCAGTCTCAAATATGGATCTGAAATATTTACGGCCCTCCTCATAGATAGATATCCCCTCATCTCCTCGCATATCTCTGGCTGCTCTGAAGATACCATACAAGATCCAGATGGGTCCACTGTAATCCCGAAAGTATTCAGCGAAGGCTGATACATTCTTCATCGTTATATTCTCCGCAAAGAAATCTTTGAAACTGATTATGAGTTCGTTCGAAGCACCGGCATCCACAATTTCTTTACAGATTTTGTCAAAGATGTGTTGGTCTTTTGCCTCCAGCAATTTAAGTATTTCATTTTCCAAAGAGTCCGTGGACCAGGCATTCTTCACCATAAGGAAAAGAATTTTGAACAATTTCTCTCCTATTTCGATGTTATAACATGCGTTGATGGCTTTGAAAATCCCCTCACCATCTCTAGAAGAAGATCTATTGTCTCTTGAAAAAGCTCTCAAGAATGCAGAATCTTCAATGAGGCTGTCTAGAACCCTCCTAATGGCTTCGGACTCAGTAATCGAATTCAGGCACTGAAAAGCATGGGATTGATTTTGCTTCATTCCTTTGATAAAATAAGACACACTTTCAACAGCATTTGGATCAGTGACACGACAGAATTCAAGGAAACTATCTCTGACAGCCGAATCGGGATGATCGAAGGCACTAGCAACTTGTTTTATGATTGAGTTATCCTGTAAGCCAGCCAACGCATACAGTGCTTTTCTCTGGAGGACACCGTTTTCATTCTTGTCATTTGCGAATCGTATTAGTCTATTTCTCCAGTATTTCTTGGATTTCTCGCCAAACTTGTTCTTATGCAGGAGATAGCCAATTATGATTGTTATATTCCCCTGCCTGATATTGTCATTGCTGAGACTTACACTCTTCTTAACTCTCTTTCTTTTCTTTATGAAAGTCTTCAGGTATTTTTCCACTGAATCATCATAGAAATCTGCGAGTTTCTCATCAATTTCCCAATCGATCCAGACAAGCTCTTTCTGATATTGGTCAAAGACTCGCATGAAGATGCTTATTTTCTGAGCTTTCGATAATCGTGAAGTATTAGCATTTATGAGAAATCTCAAGTATTCCTTACTTTCAATGACTCTGTCATGAATTCCATAATTATTCATTCCAAATTCAACGAGGGGTTCAAGCAGATCTATACTCTGATCAACCGCAAACATTAATGTTTCGAACCAACTTGGATGAATTTCCTCGACTATTTGTTCAACAGCCAATTCGAAAATTGCCCTTTGGCCGCCCAAACGAAGTAATTCACGTGAGGCCCGGTATTCCTGGAGAGACCTATCTTCGAATGAGATGGATTTTCCATTGTCCACCAATAGGCTACGATCGAAGAGAATTCTCAATTTATCTGAGCTCAAGAAATTTGCTGCAATATTCGAGTTGAGATCATCGAGGATCGTCAACAATTCATTCTTGTCTAACTCATTCTTCTGATATATCTCCATTATAAGGGCGATCTTTTCCAGGAGATGTCTGACAAGCGCACTGTCCTGAAAGCCTTTCTTTGAATCCTCCAACGTTAACCTCTCATCAATGAAATAATCGAAGAGCTCCGATTTTGAGGGCTTATTGGGTCTGAACTTCAGGAAATAGTGCGCATATTTTTCAAGATAACGAGGGATTCGTATTATCGCTTCATTGTCAGGTGTCCGGAAATCATTGATGATTTCATTTATGAGTTCTTCACTGAATTCTCTTTTGGCTTCTGGGCTCATGACTAAAGAAAGATATTCACGAATCTGCTGATTATTAAATCTATCCAGATAGAAATAAGGGATGCCACTTTCTCTGAAGACTGGAAATTTTCTATAGAAGAATGATCTGCAAGCTATATAGATATTATTGTTGCTGAAACGCACCATGAAGGTACGAATCTGCTGTATAAGGTAGTTGAAAAGATTCTGATCGACTTCATCAAGGCCATCGAGGCATAGACTCAACGGCCTTGAATTGTTCGCAAGGACGAAGACAGACCCAAGTTCGATCGAAATTTGGTTCTCGATGAAGTCTACAAGCTGATCTCTTTCAAGATAAGATTTGAGTTTAATAATGAAGGTGCCTAAGCTTTTTCTTTCATTCCACTTCTTAAATTCTTCAAATAACCTTGTCTTGCCGTAACCCGGATCAGCAAGTATTATTGCTCTCTTCTTGGATTCCAGAGCTTCAAAAATATCATGCGTCTCCTTTCTATATCGTGAGCCCAGATAATCCTGAGAAATTTTATCTCTTAAATCTTCAAATCCCTTGAAATCTGAAAAGAACGTGTAATGAGGCGGGATATAGATTTCATTGCTCATAGTAGTTCGGGTTTCCATCAATAAAATTTGAACGGATCCGTTTTTACGGATAAATCGATTCCCTTAGCTGTACTGAAATACACAGTATTCGTTCATTATCAAATAAAATGTTGAACCTCGCCAATTACGCTAATATCATATATCAGGCTTATATTTGGGATTAATTTCTTCACAGATCTCGTCGCCACCTCCAGATTGAGGAAAGGAGTTTTGAGTCCGGCCTCCGTCGGAATCCGCAGAAATTATACAATAAATTTCCGAAAAGTCCAAATATTTCTTAAAGAAGAGCGGTTAAAGGGGCCAAAGAGAGAAAAATTCCGGAAAGCGGTGAGTCCGAGTGGGGAAAAAGACAGGACAGCGGGTAGAAAACCCTGATTCTGTATGCGCAGAACCAGAGCCCTTCCTGACCCACCCCTTATATCTCTAATTACGCCCGGGATGTCACTAGTCACCTGAAATGATCCACTGAGTAATCACCCTAATGATCCACTGAATAATCCCTCTTAGCCGATCATGGGTGGATCGATTAAGGCGATCAGTGACACTTGACCTTCGTCGCGAGGAACTTGGTCGCCCCTCGCGCAGGGGCGTGGATTGAAACAGAGGAGGGAATGGTCACAGGCTCTCTATGGCTTTTTCAATAATGGCCGTCACTGTCACACCTTGCTTATCTGCTTTGTCCTTCAGCTTGTCGAGCATCTTCTGAGAGAGCCTGAGCGTAAAAGGCTTCTTGCTTTCCCGCTCTCCCCTCTCAGACCTGCATACCGGGCATCGGCATCCTTGCTTGTGGCCATTCATTATGCCGCCCCCTTCCAGGCTTCAACTACTCTTTTCAGGGGGACCGCTGCCTCATAGAGAGAATCGGGACAGAAGTCTATATCATACTTGGGCCACCTCAGGGCACCGTGATCTATTTCCACCTGCCCGAAAATCTCTATGTCTTTCAGCGGCTGCATAACCTCCCCCCATAATTCGGGCTCGAAGTCAAAGACTTTAACGGCGCCATCATCGAACGTGAGCAGAAGTATATACCCGGAAATATGTCTCACATCAGTAACGATATGCATATGCATCCTGTAATCATTATAGCATATATACATACATCCGTCACTACATTGCAGGGCACAAGGTTAAAAATACCGGGTCGCCCCTCGCGCAGGGGCGTGGATTGTTACTTTTAATCACCAAGAGGCCAGGGGCCATTCTCCTCTTCAGCCAATGATTGAGTTTGTCACTATCTTGTCCAAGTAACACAGACAAACTCTATTGGCCGGGAGAATGCCCCTGGCCTCACGATTCTGGTGCAGAAAGTCAAGATCACCCGGTGTCACCGCTGTGCAGGAAATTTTTTCTGCTGTTCGAACTTTTTTCACCCTCCGTGCCTCATACTCTTTGGAGAACAAAATCCGTTACCGGGGAGCACATGTGAGCGAACTTGAACAGGCAGTCAGCCAGTGCAGAGGGGGCAACAGAAGCGCCTACCGCGCAGTCGTCGATGCCCTTTCATCAAGGGCCGTGAGGTTCGCCTACCACTTCCTGGGAAACTACCTCGATGCCGAGGACGCGGCGCAGGAGGCATTTCTCCAGGCCTGGCGGAGGCTTGAGACCCTCAGGGACGAGGGCTCCTTCACCGGATGGTTCTTCCAGATCCTCGCCAATACGTCAAGAAGGAAGCTTAAGGGAACAAGGACCGAGGAGAGCGTCGATGAGTATGAGTCGATGCTCGAGGACAGGCGCTACGATCCGGAGAGCCTCTACCAGAAAAAGGAGCGTCACGATGCCATGAAAGAGGCCCTCGCGAAACTCCCTCCCCATTACCGAAGCGCCGTCATCCTGAGAGACATCGAGGGGCTGTCCTACGAACAGATAGCGGCGGTGCTCCAGGTCCCCCTTGGAACCGTGAAGTCAAGAATCTCATCAGCGCGCGAGAAGCTTCGCATTGCGCTTTTTGAAACAGAAAGAGGTGACAGAGAATGCCGTGCAATGATCTCAAGGAAAAACTGAGTGCTTTTCTCGACGGGGAGCTCACCGCCGGGGAACGGCAGACCGTGGAGGAGCATCTTGCAACGTGCAAAGCCTGCAGGGAGCACGCCAATGAGCTGATGGAGGTGATCACCGTGGTGAAGGGCATGCCGGCGCCCTCACCGCGGGCTGATTTCACCGGGTCGGCATTGGCAAGAATTGCCAGGGAGGAGAAGCGGGTGCCTCTTATAAGGCGCCTGCTGGCCCCGGTGGAACAGGCGGGAATACTCCTTTTCCGGTCCCCCGCCTTCTATGGCCTGGCACTCCTCTGTGTCGTAGGCAGGTTCTGCCTCTCTCCCCCCACGGACACCCATGGAGAGTTTGCCCAGCTCAACAATCCCGCGTTCGTGCAGGCTCTCGCAAAAAAGGGCGACGCCGTGAAGATTGTCGTGTCGCGCGGTGAAGAGATACCCGAGATAAACTCCATTGAAAAC carries:
- the csb2 gene encoding type I-U CRISPR-associated protein Csb2 — encoded protein: MIVISIKFIAGRYHATPYGKHVNEGTPEWPPSQYRFVRALIDTWKRKFCNYTEMQIAPILEHLSDTPAFYALPRVMTSHLRYFMSANTIDPSDKNKILDPFISLGKADTMHIGWHTSEPLSDGSQEFLSTLLSGLQYLGRSESWVQCQLENEWEKIKWNCIPEERHDDPSNPIDDEHRLFICCTKPKGEYEKEPYEIIRGKKRQTVSWLDAICYDTSNVLQDCLSSPPGMITLPYICKNELYGKDYQVKKLPKLKVNTVLYALNSKVLPRYTEAISTSEMVRRFLMGIHKKVIGDPAAVSEKFSGKTRKSVPLKGHKHCKFIVFDNDQDGKTDHIAVIAGEDYTDTELEALGRNTRIPQRGNYEINLVPIYWGSQEGVLKALPKKHKSSRRYKSVTPFLPDYHYRKGRGDFLAWHCEKLKKEFGLHGYPEPLKVSPLYPSGKNKWYDFRRARPSKNEIPRWGWGFEVEFENEQKVPFTIGHSSHYGMGLFLPD
- a CDS encoding ribbon-helix-helix protein, CopG family encodes the protein MNGHKQGCRCPVCRSERGERESKKPFTLRLSQKMLDKLKDKADKQGVTVTAIIEKAIESL
- a CDS encoding DUF2442 domain-containing protein translates to MHIVTDVRHISGYILLLTFDDGAVKVFDFEPELWGEVMQPLKDIEIFGQVEIDHGALRWPKYDIDFCPDSLYEAAVPLKRVVEAWKGAA
- a CDS encoding RNA polymerase sigma factor; this encodes MSELEQAVSQCRGGNRSAYRAVVDALSSRAVRFAYHFLGNYLDAEDAAQEAFLQAWRRLETLRDEGSFTGWFFQILANTSRRKLKGTRTEESVDEYESMLEDRRYDPESLYQKKERHDAMKEALAKLPPHYRSAVILRDIEGLSYEQIAAVLQVPLGTVKSRISSAREKLRIALFETERGDRECRAMISRKN
- a CDS encoding zf-HC2 domain-containing protein, producing the protein MPCNDLKEKLSAFLDGELTAGERQTVEEHLATCKACREHANELMEVITVVKGMPAPSPRADFTGSALARIAREEKRVPLIRRLLAPVEQAGILLFRSPAFYGLALLCVVGRFCLSPPTDTHGEFAQLNNPAFVQALAKKGDAVKIVVSRGEEIPEINSIENKKEGPYDVHKKDISHRVAVRRHGGPRGPGLPRHILRHSDS